A section of the Mesorhizobium loti genome encodes:
- a CDS encoding acetolactate synthase large subunit yields MNGADVLCDVLLANDVTVCFANPGTSEMHFVAALDRKPQMRCVLGLFEGVVTGAADGYARMTDRPAATLLHTGPGLANGLANMHNARRARTPMINIVGDHASYHLPLDAPLTSDIEGLAAPMSNWVRRIEGPADVQPATEAAFRASLTPPGVTTLILPADAAWGDANPASPGKVVLSPPAVDMDAVREAAAAIRAAPGRVGMIVRGRAARADALEIAGQISTACDVRLFSEVLIARMQRGRGRVAPTRIPYPIDAATTLLMDIDVLVLVGGSEPVAFFAYPGKPGRLVRDDCQVLTLAAHGDDLQAALGALRDELSVKPSQQTVFATAFPDEAAPRGQLTEDAIALSVARKLPANAIVCDEAVTSARRFFALSAFAAPHDYMMGTGGSIGGGIPMATGAAIACPDRKVINLEADGSGMYTVQGLWTQARENLDVVTIVFSNRTYAILHGEMKNVGVNAIGENARRMLDLDHPALDWVSLAKGMGVEAARADTCERFDALLDSALSRRGPFLIEAVI; encoded by the coding sequence ATGAATGGTGCCGATGTGCTGTGCGACGTGCTGCTGGCCAATGATGTGACGGTCTGCTTCGCCAATCCGGGCACCTCCGAGATGCATTTCGTTGCCGCGCTCGACCGCAAGCCGCAGATGCGTTGCGTGCTTGGCCTGTTCGAGGGCGTCGTGACGGGGGCGGCCGACGGCTATGCGCGCATGACCGACCGTCCGGCCGCGACTCTGCTGCATACTGGTCCGGGCCTGGCCAATGGGCTGGCCAACATGCACAATGCGCGCCGTGCCAGGACGCCAATGATTAACATCGTCGGCGACCATGCTTCCTACCACCTGCCCCTCGACGCGCCGCTCACCAGTGACATTGAAGGCCTTGCGGCGCCGATGTCCAACTGGGTGCGCCGGATCGAAGGACCAGCGGATGTCCAGCCGGCCACGGAAGCCGCCTTCCGCGCCTCGCTGACGCCGCCAGGGGTCACCACGCTGATCCTGCCGGCTGATGCTGCCTGGGGCGACGCCAACCCTGCCTCGCCGGGCAAGGTCGTGCTTTCTCCGCCGGCGGTCGACATGGATGCCGTGCGCGAGGCTGCCGCCGCGATCCGTGCCGCGCCGGGGCGGGTCGGCATGATCGTCCGCGGGCGTGCGGCGCGGGCCGATGCGCTCGAGATCGCCGGCCAGATCTCGACAGCCTGCGATGTCCGCCTGTTCAGTGAGGTGCTGATCGCGCGCATGCAGCGCGGTCGAGGGCGCGTGGCACCGACCCGCATTCCCTATCCGATCGATGCGGCGACGACGTTGCTGATGGATATCGATGTCCTGGTGCTGGTCGGCGGCAGCGAGCCGGTCGCCTTCTTCGCCTATCCGGGAAAACCGGGGCGGCTAGTTCGCGACGACTGCCAGGTGCTGACACTGGCCGCCCATGGCGATGATCTGCAGGCGGCGCTCGGAGCGCTTCGTGATGAACTCAGTGTCAAGCCGTCGCAGCAGACGGTGTTCGCGACCGCCTTTCCCGACGAGGCAGCGCCGCGCGGCCAACTCACGGAAGACGCCATCGCGCTGTCGGTAGCGCGCAAGCTTCCGGCCAATGCGATCGTCTGCGACGAGGCGGTCACTTCGGCCAGGCGTTTCTTCGCGCTATCGGCCTTTGCCGCGCCGCACGACTACATGATGGGCACCGGCGGATCGATCGGCGGCGGCATTCCGATGGCGACCGGAGCGGCCATCGCCTGTCCCGACCGCAAGGTGATCAACCTGGAGGCCGATGGCAGCGGCATGTACACGGTGCAGGGGCTGTGGACGCAGGCGCGGGAAAATCTCGACGTGGTGACGATCGTCTTTTCCAACCGCACCTACGCGATCCTGCATGGCGAGATGAAGAATGTCGGCGTCAACGCGATCGGCGAGAACGCCAGGCGCATGCTCGACCTCGACCATCCCGCGCTGGACTGGGTGTCGCTAGCCAAGGGCATGGGGGTGGAGGCGGCGCGCGCCGACACATGCGAGCGGTTCGACGCGCTTCTGGACAGTGCCCTGTCGCGGCGCGGCCCGTTCCTGATCGAAGCCGTGATCTGA
- a CDS encoding BolA family protein — MSIQATMEDKLNKAFSPDRLVIINESHLHAGHHHHGSDHHGTYDGTGETHFRVRVVSTAFTGMSRIDRHRAVNELLADELKAGVHALAIEPAAPGEKTRW, encoded by the coding sequence ATGTCCATACAGGCAACCATGGAAGACAAGCTCAACAAGGCATTTTCGCCGGACCGGCTGGTCATCATCAACGAAAGTCATCTCCACGCCGGCCACCACCACCACGGCTCCGACCATCATGGCACCTATGACGGCACCGGCGAGACGCATTTTCGCGTCCGCGTCGTCTCAACCGCCTTTACCGGCATGAGCCGCATCGACCGCCACCGCGCCGTCAACGAACTGCTGGCCGATGAACTGAAGGCCGGCGTGCACGCGCTGGCGATCGAACCGGCGGCGCCCGGTGAGAAGACGCGCTGGTAG
- a CDS encoding J domain-containing protein has product MGEMKPYPKYFEKIRVRPDKDAELKSHSPICQWDGCKEPGTHRAPVGRMKEGEYFRFCFDHVREYNKGFNYFSGVPDTEVARFQKEAMTGHRPTWKMGVNGASTRTSPGMASPDMAQMRSGRAGYYNRMRDPFDLFKGPKDPREARERKAKPLEAKALETLGLDTKATGKDIKARYKELVKRHHPDANGGDRGSEDRFRDVLQAYRVLKQAGLC; this is encoded by the coding sequence ATGGGTGAGATGAAGCCGTATCCCAAATATTTCGAGAAGATTCGCGTCCGCCCCGACAAGGACGCGGAGCTGAAGTCGCACTCGCCGATCTGCCAGTGGGACGGCTGCAAGGAGCCGGGCACCCATCGCGCGCCGGTCGGACGCATGAAGGAGGGCGAGTATTTCCGCTTCTGCTTCGACCATGTGCGCGAGTACAACAAGGGCTTCAACTATTTCTCCGGCGTGCCGGATACCGAGGTGGCGCGCTTCCAGAAGGAAGCGATGACCGGCCACCGGCCGACCTGGAAGATGGGCGTCAACGGCGCCTCGACGCGTACCTCTCCCGGGATGGCGTCGCCCGATATGGCGCAGATGCGCTCCGGCCGCGCCGGCTACTACAACCGCATGCGCGACCCGTTCGACCTGTTCAAGGGACCGAAGGATCCGCGCGAGGCGCGCGAGCGCAAGGCCAAGCCGCTTGAGGCCAAGGCGCTGGAAACGCTTGGCCTTGATACAAAGGCGACTGGCAAGGATATCAAGGCGCGCTATAAGGAACTGGTGAAGCGTCACCATCCGGATGCGAATGGTGGCGACAGAGGTTCGGAAGACCGGTTCCGCGATGTGCTGCAAGCCTATCGCGTGCTCAAACAGGCGGGCCTGTGCTGA
- the cobS gene encoding cobaltochelatase subunit CobS yields the protein MNKVDRDIANLPDTTVSVKEKFGFDSKMVVPAYSVTSEHVPDVDPDYLFDKATTLAILAGFAYNRRVMVSGYHGTGKSTHIEQVAARLNWPCVRVNLDSHVSRIDLVGKDAIVVKDGLQVTEFRDGILPWAYQHNVALCFDEYDAGRPDVMFVIQRVLESSGRLTLLDQSRVIRPHPAFRLFSTANTVGLGDTTGLYHGTQQINQAQMDRWSIVTTLNYLPHDNEVNIVLAKAKHYRDGKGKDIVNKMVRVADMTRSAFINGDLSTVMSPRTVITWAENAEIFGNIGMAFRLTFLNKCDELERSVVAEFYQRAFGEDLPESAANVVLG from the coding sequence ATGAACAAGGTCGATCGCGACATCGCCAACCTGCCCGACACGACGGTGTCGGTTAAGGAGAAATTCGGCTTCGACTCCAAGATGGTGGTGCCGGCCTATTCGGTGACATCAGAACATGTGCCTGACGTCGATCCCGACTATCTGTTCGACAAGGCAACGACGCTGGCGATCCTCGCCGGCTTTGCCTACAACCGCCGCGTCATGGTGTCGGGCTATCACGGCACCGGCAAGTCGACCCATATCGAACAGGTCGCGGCCCGCCTCAACTGGCCCTGCGTGCGCGTCAACCTCGACAGCCATGTCAGCCGTATCGATCTCGTCGGCAAGGACGCGATCGTCGTCAAGGACGGGCTGCAGGTCACCGAATTCCGCGACGGCATCCTGCCCTGGGCCTACCAGCACAATGTCGCGCTCTGCTTCGACGAATATGACGCCGGCCGCCCGGATGTGATGTTCGTCATCCAGCGCGTGCTGGAATCCTCGGGCCGGCTGACGCTGCTCGACCAGAGCCGGGTCATCCGCCCGCATCCGGCGTTCCGCCTGTTCTCGACCGCCAACACGGTCGGCCTCGGCGACACCACCGGCCTCTATCACGGCACGCAGCAGATCAACCAGGCGCAGATGGACCGCTGGTCGATCGTCACCACGCTGAACTACCTGCCGCACGACAATGAAGTGAACATCGTGCTGGCAAAGGCCAAGCACTATCGCGACGGCAAGGGCAAGGACATCGTCAACAAGATGGTGCGCGTCGCCGACATGACGCGCTCGGCCTTCATCAATGGCGATCTGTCGACCGTGATGAGCCCGCGTACGGTCATCACCTGGGCCGAGAACGCCGAGATCTTCGGCAATATAGGCATGGCGTTCCGGCTGACCTTCCTCAACAAGTGCGACGAGCTCGAGCGCTCGGTGGTGGCTGAGTTCTATCAGCGCGCCTTCGGCGAGGATCTGCCCGAGAGTGCCGCCAACGTGGTGCTGGGCTAA
- the cobT gene encoding cobaltochelatase subunit CobT — MAGPGDNTRNKSKTGSEADSFKRAVTVCMRAIAGDKDMEVGFAKDRPALAGSRARLPELPKKASKTDIAITRGLGDSMALKRACHDARIHTKLAPEGKAARAIYDAVEQARVEAIGSRAMQGVADNIGSMLEDKYAKANLVDVKDKADAPIEEALALMVREKLTGRPVPKSGERLVELWRPWVEEKAKADLDGLSAKLDDQQAFARVVREMLASMEMAEELGDDQETEDSEDNDDNQPQGEEQSEEGGEEDSGSEQSQSEDAEASADDEQSSETEASDATADDLSDDDDADAETPGEARRNDNPFTNLPKEIDYKVYTTAFDETVGAEELCEEEELDRLRAFLDKQLANLSGVVGRLANRLQRRLMAQQNRSWDFDLEEGYLDPARLVRVVIDPMQPLSFKQERDTKFRDTVVTLVLDNSGSMRGRPITVAATCADILARTLERCGVSVEILGFTTRAWKGGQAREKWLKDGKPPNPGRLNDLRHIIYKSADHPWRRARRNLGLMMREGLLKENIDGEALLWAHNRLIARPEQRKILMMISDGAPVDDSTLSVNPGNYLERHLRAVIELIETRSPVELLAIGIGHDVTRYYRRAVTIVDAEELAGAMTEQLASLFAEESVRDTRRGGMRRAG; from the coding sequence ATGGCGGGTCCGGGCGACAACACGCGCAACAAGTCCAAGACGGGGTCTGAAGCCGACAGCTTCAAGCGCGCCGTCACCGTCTGCATGCGCGCCATTGCCGGCGACAAGGACATGGAAGTCGGCTTCGCTAAGGATCGGCCGGCGCTTGCCGGCAGCCGCGCGCGTTTGCCGGAACTGCCCAAAAAGGCCTCGAAGACCGATATCGCGATCACCCGCGGGCTCGGCGATTCCATGGCGCTGAAGCGCGCCTGCCACGATGCGCGCATCCACACCAAGCTGGCGCCGGAAGGCAAGGCGGCGCGCGCCATCTATGACGCGGTCGAGCAGGCCCGCGTCGAGGCGATCGGCAGCCGCGCCATGCAGGGCGTCGCCGACAATATCGGCTCGATGCTGGAGGATAAATACGCCAAGGCCAACCTCGTCGACGTCAAGGACAAGGCCGATGCGCCGATCGAGGAAGCGCTGGCGCTGATGGTGCGCGAGAAGCTGACCGGCCGGCCGGTCCCGAAGAGCGGCGAGCGGCTGGTCGAACTCTGGCGGCCCTGGGTCGAGGAGAAGGCCAAGGCCGACCTCGACGGGCTGTCGGCCAAGCTCGACGACCAGCAGGCCTTCGCCCGCGTCGTGCGCGAAATGCTCGCCTCCATGGAAATGGCCGAGGAACTCGGCGACGACCAGGAGACGGAAGACTCCGAGGACAATGACGACAACCAGCCGCAAGGCGAGGAGCAGAGCGAGGAGGGCGGCGAAGAGGATTCCGGCTCCGAGCAGTCGCAGTCCGAGGATGCCGAGGCTTCGGCCGATGACGAGCAGTCGTCGGAAACCGAAGCCTCCGACGCCACCGCCGACGATTTGTCCGACGATGACGATGCCGATGCGGAGACGCCCGGCGAGGCGCGCCGCAACGACAATCCCTTCACCAATCTGCCGAAGGAAATCGACTACAAGGTCTACACCACCGCTTTCGACGAGACGGTCGGCGCCGAGGAGCTTTGCGAAGAGGAAGAGCTCGACCGGCTGCGCGCCTTTCTCGACAAGCAGCTGGCCAATCTGTCGGGCGTCGTCGGGCGGTTGGCCAACCGTCTGCAGCGCCGGCTGATGGCGCAGCAGAACCGCTCCTGGGATTTCGACCTGGAAGAGGGTTACCTCGACCCGGCGCGGCTGGTGCGCGTCGTCATCGACCCGATGCAGCCGCTGTCCTTCAAGCAGGAACGCGACACCAAATTCCGCGACACGGTGGTGACGCTGGTGCTCGACAATTCGGGCTCGATGCGCGGCCGGCCGATCACGGTTGCCGCCACCTGCGCCGACATATTGGCGCGCACGCTGGAACGCTGCGGTGTCTCGGTCGAGATCCTCGGCTTCACCACCCGGGCGTGGAAGGGTGGGCAGGCGCGCGAGAAATGGCTGAAGGACGGCAAGCCGCCGAACCCCGGCCGCCTAAACGATCTGCGCCACATCATCTACAAATCCGCCGACCATCCGTGGCGGCGGGCACGGCGTAATCTCGGCCTGATGATGCGCGAAGGCCTGCTCAAGGAAAACATCGACGGCGAGGCGCTGCTGTGGGCGCACAACCGGCTGATCGCCCGGCCCGAACAGCGCAAGATCCTGATGATGATCTCGGACGGCGCGCCGGTCGACGATTCGACCCTGTCGGTCAATCCGGGCAATTACCTCGAGCGGCATCTGCGCGCCGTCATCGAACTGATCGAGACGCGCTCGCCGGTGGAATTGCTTGCCATCGGCATCGGCCATGACGTCACGCGCTATTACCGCCGCGCCGTCACCATCGTCGATGCGGAGGAACTGGCCGGCGCCATGACCGAGCAGCTGGCCTCGCTGTTTGCCGAAGAAAGCGTACGCGACACGCGGCGCGGCGGCATGCGGCGCGCCGGATGA
- a CDS encoding esterase-like activity of phytase family protein, with protein MILSRGGFRQTLFVAIALLAGVASAPAGAAGPALVEPVEISARPITEFRIGRTDRQFGPLEFVGGLEMTSKSRDFGALSAFRFLKAGSDFIGVADTGYWFFGTVARDADRRPVAIQNFRMQQMVDQDGQPIDEKWEVDAEGLAVKDGIATVGFERNHRVSQFRIDPTNMKAPYRQLDFLVPARELRQNRGFETVTHANANGQHEGGLVVVSEKSLDKAGNIYAAIIEGPRKGVFTVKRNDDFDITDGAFLPDGDLLLLERSFTMAGGLKMRLRRIHGESVEKGAVADGPVLLDADMGYQIDNMEGLDVWTRDDGALMVSLISDDNHSILQRNLYLEFVLHQD; from the coding sequence ATGATCCTTTCGCGGGGCGGGTTTCGGCAGACGCTTTTCGTCGCCATCGCCCTGCTTGCCGGTGTGGCTTCGGCACCAGCCGGTGCGGCCGGGCCGGCCCTGGTTGAGCCCGTCGAGATTTCAGCCCGCCCGATCACCGAATTCCGCATTGGCCGGACCGACAGGCAGTTCGGTCCGCTCGAATTCGTCGGCGGGCTGGAAATGACCTCGAAATCGCGCGATTTCGGCGCGCTGTCGGCCTTCCGCTTTCTGAAAGCGGGCAGCGATTTCATCGGCGTGGCCGACACCGGCTACTGGTTCTTCGGCACGGTGGCCCGTGATGCCGACAGGCGGCCCGTGGCCATCCAGAACTTCCGCATGCAGCAGATGGTCGACCAGGATGGGCAGCCGATCGACGAGAAATGGGAAGTCGACGCCGAGGGCCTTGCGGTCAAGGATGGCATCGCCACGGTCGGTTTCGAGCGCAACCACCGCGTCTCCCAGTTCAGGATCGACCCGACCAATATGAAGGCGCCATACCGGCAACTCGATTTCCTGGTGCCGGCGCGGGAGTTGCGCCAGAACCGCGGCTTCGAGACGGTCACCCATGCCAATGCCAATGGCCAGCACGAGGGCGGTCTGGTCGTGGTCTCGGAAAAGAGCCTGGACAAGGCTGGCAATATCTATGCCGCCATCATCGAAGGGCCGCGCAAGGGCGTCTTCACCGTCAAGCGCAACGACGATTTCGACATCACCGATGGCGCCTTCCTGCCGGATGGCGACCTCTTGTTGCTGGAACGCAGTTTCACTATGGCGGGCGGGCTCAAGATGCGGCTAAGGCGCATCCATGGCGAGAGCGTCGAGAAGGGCGCCGTCGCCGACGGGCCGGTGCTGCTGGACGCCGACATGGGCTACCAGATCGACAATATGGAAGGTCTCGACGTCTGGACCCGCGATGACGGCGCGCTGATGGTGTCGCTGATCTCCGATGACAACCACTCGATCCTGCAGCGCAACCTCTACCTGGAATTCGTCCTCCACCAGGATTGA
- a CDS encoding ArsR/SmtB family transcription factor, producing MLNHSEIDSILRALVEPTRRQILERLSRGPATVSQLAEPFGMTFAAVLQHLQVLEACGLIRSEKIGRVRTCRIEPGGLAPLADWIAERRIPAERHLDRLGEILAETDQPPPKNQEQQKDEKQ from the coding sequence ATGCTTAACCATTCCGAGATCGACAGCATCCTTCGCGCTCTTGTCGAGCCGACCCGTCGCCAGATCCTGGAACGGTTGAGCCGCGGACCGGCCACCGTCAGTCAGCTGGCGGAGCCGTTCGGCATGACGTTTGCCGCCGTGCTGCAGCATCTGCAGGTGCTGGAGGCCTGCGGGCTGATCCGCAGCGAAAAGATCGGGCGGGTGCGCACCTGCCGCATCGAGCCGGGTGGGCTTGCCCCGCTCGCCGACTGGATTGCCGAACGCCGCATACCGGCGGAACGCCACCTCGACCGGCTCGGTGAAATTCTGGCCGAGACGGACCAACCGCCTCCGAAAAACCAGGAACAGCAAAAGGACGAGAAGCAATGA
- a CDS encoding SRPBCC family protein: MNQIAPVKDEHSVIHSTFTIERTYPQSPAKVFHAFADKATVRRWRVEGDGFTIAEFSFDFRVGGGEVSRFSYGGGPEVRLDAQFQDIVPDQRIVFSYRMAIGPQPMSVSLTTVELTPVGDGTRLTYTEQGAFFDGVDSAKGREEGTRGLLEALAAELQRSR; encoded by the coding sequence ATGAACCAGATCGCCCCCGTGAAGGACGAGCATTCCGTCATCCACTCCACATTCACCATCGAGCGGACCTACCCGCAATCGCCGGCCAAAGTCTTCCATGCTTTTGCCGACAAGGCGACGGTGCGGCGCTGGCGGGTCGAAGGCGACGGTTTTACCATCGCCGAATTCAGCTTCGACTTCCGTGTCGGCGGTGGCGAGGTGTCGCGCTTCAGTTATGGCGGCGGCCCGGAGGTCAGGCTCGACGCCCAGTTCCAGGACATCGTTCCGGACCAGCGCATCGTGTTTTCCTACCGGATGGCGATCGGGCCGCAACCTATGTCGGTGTCGCTGACCACCGTCGAACTGACGCCCGTAGGCGATGGCACAAGGCTGACCTATACCGAGCAGGGCGCCTTCTTCGATGGCGTCGATTCCGCCAAGGGACGGGAGGAGGGGACGCGCGGGCTGCTGGAGGCCCTTGCCGCGGAACTTCAGAGGTCAAGATAA
- a CDS encoding spermidine synthase, with protein sequence MIPWVQLDSAKTGDGAQELRLKRRGSEFSIMLGTNELMNSRLSGSEEALARLSCQRISGHRQPRILIGGLGMGFTLRAALAELGKDASVTVAELVPAVVAWARGPMADVFGGCLDDPRVTIQETDVGQSIRSGPAAWDAILLDVDNGPEGIVHKGNDALYSLAGLGAARSALKPGGVLAVWSQGPDTGFTRRLKQAGFAVEEVNTRANGKRGARHVIWIATNSPRS encoded by the coding sequence ATGATCCCCTGGGTCCAGCTCGATTCGGCAAAGACCGGGGATGGTGCCCAAGAGCTTCGTCTCAAGCGGCGCGGCAGCGAATTCTCGATCATGCTCGGCACCAATGAGCTGATGAACAGCCGCCTCAGCGGCTCCGAGGAAGCGCTGGCGAGACTGTCATGCCAGAGGATTTCGGGCCATCGGCAGCCGAGGATCCTCATCGGCGGCCTTGGCATGGGTTTCACGCTGCGCGCTGCTCTTGCCGAACTCGGCAAGGATGCCAGCGTCACTGTCGCCGAACTGGTGCCGGCCGTGGTCGCCTGGGCGCGCGGCCCGATGGCGGACGTGTTTGGCGGTTGTCTCGACGATCCCCGCGTCACCATCCAGGAGACCGATGTCGGGCAATCGATACGGTCGGGGCCTGCGGCCTGGGACGCGATCCTGCTCGATGTCGACAATGGCCCCGAGGGTATCGTCCACAAGGGCAATGACGCCCTCTACAGCCTTGCGGGCCTTGGCGCCGCGCGCAGTGCCCTCAAACCCGGCGGCGTGTTGGCGGTGTGGTCGCAGGGGCCGGATACAGGCTTCACACGGCGGCTCAAGCAGGCGGGTTTCGCTGTCGAGGAGGTCAACACGCGCGCCAACGGCAAGCGCGGCGCGCGCCATGTCATCTGGATCGCCACCAACAGCCCACGGTCCTGA
- a CDS encoding queuosine precursor transporter encodes MTSFSRYLPFVAAMALVVVASNILVQFPMQGQIGGLSLADLLTWGAFTYPFSFLVTDLANRRYGPAVARRIVFVGFMTAVVCSILVPPFLFRHGLIEFETAADRLARIAAASGAAFLSAQLLDVTVFNRLRRQSWWRAPIVGTLVGSVFDTMVFFTVAFSAAFAFAGPNDSFALETAPLMGVFHIEAMRWVSWALGDLSVKLIIAVVALIPYRLLATRWSQPAVAA; translated from the coding sequence ATGACTTCCTTCTCGCGATATTTGCCCTTCGTGGCCGCCATGGCGCTTGTCGTCGTGGCGTCGAACATTCTGGTGCAGTTCCCGATGCAGGGCCAGATCGGCGGCCTGTCGCTGGCGGACCTGCTTACCTGGGGCGCTTTCACCTATCCCTTCTCGTTCCTCGTCACCGACCTCGCCAACCGCCGCTACGGGCCTGCCGTGGCGCGCCGGATCGTCTTTGTCGGCTTCATGACGGCGGTGGTCTGCTCGATCCTCGTCCCGCCCTTCCTGTTCCGCCATGGCCTGATCGAATTCGAGACCGCCGCGGACCGGCTGGCGCGCATCGCCGCTGCTTCAGGCGCGGCGTTCCTGTCCGCGCAATTGCTTGACGTGACCGTGTTCAACCGGCTGCGCCGGCAAAGCTGGTGGCGGGCGCCGATCGTCGGCACGCTGGTCGGATCGGTGTTCGACACGATGGTCTTCTTCACCGTCGCTTTCTCGGCCGCCTTCGCCTTTGCTGGCCCGAACGATAGCTTTGCGCTCGAAACGGCGCCGCTGATGGGCGTCTTCCATATCGAGGCCATGCGCTGGGTTTCCTGGGCGCTGGGCGATCTCTCGGTGAAATTGATCATTGCCGTGGTCGCGCTTATCCCCTACCGGCTGCTCGCCACCCGCTGGAGCCAGCCGGCAGTGGCCGCCTAG
- the rpmB gene encoding 50S ribosomal protein L28 has translation MSRTCELTAKAVQTGNNVSHANNKTKRRFLPNLVNVTLISEALNQNVRLRISANALRSVEHRGGLDAFLAKADAKELSQRARLLKKQIAKKLAEQAAA, from the coding sequence ATGTCCCGCACCTGCGAACTCACTGCCAAGGCAGTCCAGACCGGCAACAATGTGAGCCACGCCAACAACAAGACCAAGCGTCGCTTCCTGCCGAACCTCGTCAATGTGACGCTGATCTCGGAAGCGCTGAACCAGAATGTGCGCCTGCGCATCTCGGCCAACGCGCTGCGTTCGGTCGAACATCGCGGCGGCCTCGATGCCTTCCTGGCCAAGGCCGATGCCAAGGAATTGTCGCAGCGCGCGCGCCTGCTGAAGAAGCAGATCGCCAAGAAGCTTGCCGAGCAGGCTGCCGCGTAA